From Streptomyces sp. TLI_105, the proteins below share one genomic window:
- the pheT gene encoding phenylalanine--tRNA ligase subunit beta produces the protein MRVPLSWLREYVDLPATATGRDVQAKLISAGLEVETVERLGAGLTGPLVVGKVLTIEELTEFKKPIRFCTVDVGQANGTGEPQEIICGARNFAEGDKVVVALPGAVLPGDFRIAERKTYGRVSRGMICSGDELGMGDDGTHGIIVLPPEHEVGTDATVLLELFDEVLDIAVTPDRGYCLSMRGVARETATAYGLPLRDPALLDVPAPNSYGYPVQIADPIGCDRFTARTVVGLDPEARSPIWLQRRLQKAGMRPISLAVDITNYVMIELGQPLHAYDRSRIDGPIGVRRAAAGEKFTTLDGTARVLDSGDLVITDNRGPIGLAGVMGGANTEIADPVTDPETGIVTGTTEVVIEAAHFDAISIARTARRHKLSSEASKRFERGVDPQAAAAAAQRCVDLLVLLAGGTAEAGVTEIAAPSAPHTITMPANHPDKVAGVDYGRETVVRRLQEVGCDVYGQDELVVTVPSWRPDLYVPNDLAEEVIRLEGYENLPSTLPKPPAGRGLTDRQRVHRRVGRALAGAGYVEALNYPFIGEQALDHLGLDADDARRRLVKLVNPLSDEEPALRTTLLPGLLGALRRNDSRGSHDLALFETGLVFRPTEGQPGVAVRLGVDRRPTDEEIASVNAALPEQPRRAAVVLAGAREQAGWWGKGRPSDWADAIEAGRTVAAEAGVELIISADQHAPWHPGRCAAFHVEVDGEKVLVGHAGELHPRVVKAFGLPARACAMEIDLDLLEKANEGPVKAPRISSFPVATQDVALVVAADVPAAEVEAALTEGAGELLESIRLFDVYTGDQLGEGSKSLAYALKFRASDRTLTVDEASAARDAAVALAAERTGAVLRGA, from the coding sequence GACCGTCGAGCGGCTCGGCGCCGGCCTGACCGGTCCGCTGGTGGTCGGCAAGGTCCTCACCATCGAGGAGCTGACGGAGTTCAAGAAGCCCATCCGCTTCTGCACCGTCGACGTCGGCCAGGCCAACGGCACCGGCGAGCCCCAGGAGATCATCTGCGGCGCCCGGAACTTCGCCGAGGGCGACAAGGTCGTCGTGGCGCTGCCCGGCGCCGTGCTCCCCGGTGACTTCCGGATCGCCGAGCGCAAGACGTACGGCCGCGTCTCCCGGGGCATGATCTGCTCCGGCGACGAGCTCGGCATGGGCGACGACGGCACGCACGGCATCATCGTGCTGCCGCCGGAGCACGAGGTCGGCACCGACGCCACGGTCCTCCTGGAGCTGTTCGACGAGGTCCTCGACATCGCCGTCACCCCGGACCGCGGCTACTGCCTCTCCATGCGCGGTGTCGCCCGTGAGACGGCCACCGCCTACGGCCTGCCGCTGCGCGACCCGGCGCTCCTCGACGTGCCCGCGCCGAACTCGTACGGCTACCCGGTCCAGATCGCCGACCCGATCGGCTGCGACCGCTTCACCGCCCGTACGGTCGTCGGTCTCGACCCCGAGGCCCGCAGTCCCATCTGGCTGCAGCGCCGCCTGCAGAAGGCGGGCATGCGCCCGATCTCGCTCGCCGTCGACATCACCAACTACGTGATGATCGAGCTCGGCCAGCCGCTGCACGCGTACGACCGCAGCCGGATCGACGGCCCCATCGGGGTCCGCCGCGCCGCCGCCGGCGAGAAGTTCACCACCCTCGACGGCACCGCGCGCGTCCTCGATTCCGGGGACCTGGTCATCACCGACAACCGCGGACCGATCGGCCTCGCCGGTGTCATGGGCGGCGCCAACACCGAGATCGCCGACCCGGTGACCGACCCGGAGACCGGCATCGTCACCGGCACCACCGAGGTCGTCATCGAGGCCGCGCACTTCGACGCGATCTCGATCGCCCGCACGGCCCGCCGCCACAAGCTGTCCTCCGAGGCGTCCAAGCGCTTCGAGCGCGGTGTCGACCCGCAGGCCGCCGCCGCTGCCGCGCAGCGCTGCGTCGACCTGCTCGTGCTGCTCGCGGGCGGCACCGCCGAGGCCGGCGTCACCGAGATCGCCGCCCCCTCCGCGCCGCACACCATCACGATGCCGGCGAACCACCCCGACAAGGTCGCGGGCGTCGACTACGGCCGCGAGACCGTCGTCCGCCGCCTCCAGGAGGTCGGCTGCGACGTCTACGGCCAGGACGAGCTCGTCGTCACCGTCCCGTCGTGGCGTCCCGACCTCTACGTGCCGAACGACCTCGCCGAAGAGGTCATCCGCCTGGAGGGCTACGAGAACCTGCCCTCCACGCTGCCCAAGCCCCCGGCGGGCCGCGGGCTCACCGACCGCCAGCGCGTCCACCGCCGGGTGGGCCGCGCCCTGGCCGGCGCCGGCTACGTCGAGGCGCTGAACTACCCGTTCATCGGCGAGCAGGCCCTCGACCACCTCGGTCTCGACGCGGACGACGCCCGTCGCCGCCTCGTGAAGCTGGTCAACCCGCTCTCGGACGAGGAGCCCGCGCTCCGTACGACGCTGCTCCCGGGCCTGCTCGGCGCGCTCCGTCGCAACGACAGCCGCGGCAGCCACGACCTGGCGCTCTTCGAGACCGGTCTGGTCTTCCGGCCGACCGAGGGCCAGCCGGGCGTCGCCGTCCGCCTGGGCGTCGACCGCCGCCCCACCGACGAGGAGATCGCCTCGGTCAACGCCGCGCTGCCCGAGCAGCCGCGCCGCGCCGCCGTCGTCCTCGCCGGTGCGCGCGAGCAGGCCGGCTGGTGGGGCAAGGGCCGTCCGTCCGACTGGGCGGACGCGATCGAGGCCGGCCGGACCGTGGCCGCCGAGGCGGGTGTCGAGCTGATCATCAGCGCCGACCAGCACGCGCCCTGGCACCCGGGCCGCTGCGCCGCGTTCCACGTCGAGGTGGACGGCGAGAAGGTCCTCGTCGGCCACGCCGGCGAGCTCCACCCGCGCGTGGTGAAGGCGTTCGGCCTCCCGGCCCGCGCCTGCGCGATGGAGATCGACCTGGACCTCCTGGAGAAGGCGAACGAGGGCCCCGTGAAGGCCCCCCGGATCTCCTCCTTCCCGGTCGCCACCCAGGACGTCGCCCTGGTCGTCGCCGCGGACGTCCCGGCCGCCGAGGTCGAGGCCGCCCTCACCGAGGGCGCGGGTGAACTCCTGGAGTCCATCCGGCTGTTCGACGTCTACACCGGCGACCAGCTCGGCGAGGGCAGCAAGTCCCTGGCGTACGCGCTGAAGTTCCGCGCCTCGGACCGCACGCTGACGGTCGACGAGGCCAGCGCGGCCCGCGACGCGGCGGTGGCCCTGGCCGCCGAGCGCACGGGCGCCGTCCTGCGCGGCGCCTGA
- a CDS encoding PP2C family protein-serine/threonine phosphatase, with protein MIRTRSLLADGSRLRRLAPLALPTTWGAVAVAWKYGCPLARQPGLPMRIATSVVFLTVGLGMVLGVRHGLARELARVRAVAAATQRVLLRPLPARLDGLALAAGQLSASRGASVGGDLYEAVATPYGVRLVIGDVRGHGLPALGAVVAVLGSFREAAHDEPELAGVLRRLERALERHLRERAREEHPARAGAEPEHPAAEEFVTLLLVEVRSDGRLAVLNCGHPGPYRLGKRAERLAVGDPLPPLGVLPLPAGIVPYTAARLLPGETLVLHTDGAEEARDQRGRFFALDAALAGMPGEAPAALVRRVHAELLHHTGGRLADDIALLVVRNDRVRVPAQPAEPGLRRPRPAPSSHR; from the coding sequence ATGATCCGTACCAGGTCGTTGCTCGCCGATGGCTCCCGGCTCCGCCGGCTGGCCCCGCTCGCTCTTCCCACCACGTGGGGCGCCGTGGCCGTGGCGTGGAAGTACGGCTGCCCGCTGGCCCGGCAGCCCGGGCTGCCCATGCGGATCGCCACCAGCGTCGTCTTCCTCACCGTCGGTCTCGGCATGGTGCTGGGCGTCCGGCACGGGCTCGCGCGGGAACTCGCCCGCGTCCGGGCCGTCGCGGCCGCCACCCAGCGGGTCCTGCTGCGCCCCCTGCCGGCCCGTCTCGACGGCCTCGCGCTGGCCGCCGGGCAGCTCTCCGCCTCCCGGGGCGCGTCCGTCGGCGGGGACCTGTACGAGGCGGTGGCCACCCCCTACGGGGTGCGGCTCGTGATCGGGGACGTCCGGGGCCACGGGCTGCCCGCGCTCGGCGCGGTGGTGGCGGTGCTCGGCAGCTTCCGCGAGGCCGCGCACGACGAGCCCGAACTCGCGGGGGTGCTGCGGCGGCTCGAGCGGGCCCTGGAGCGTCATCTGCGGGAGCGGGCGCGGGAGGAACACCCGGCGAGGGCCGGGGCGGAGCCCGAGCATCCGGCGGCGGAGGAGTTCGTCACCCTGCTGCTCGTGGAGGTCCGCTCCGACGGACGGCTCGCCGTCCTCAACTGCGGTCACCCCGGCCCGTACCGCCTCGGGAAGCGGGCGGAGCGGCTCGCGGTGGGGGATCCGCTGCCCCCGCTCGGGGTGCTGCCGCTGCCCGCCGGCATCGTGCCGTACACGGCGGCCCGGCTGCTGCCCGGCGAGACGCTGGTCCTGCACACCGACGGCGCGGAGGAGGCCCGTGACCAGCGGGGCCGGTTCTTCGCGCTCGACGCCGCGCTGGCCGGGATGCCGGGCGAGGCGCCCGCCGCCCTGGTCCGTCGGGTCCACGCGGAGCTGCTGCACCACACGGGCGGCCGGCTCGCCGACGACATCGCGCTGCTGGTCGTGCGCAACGACCGTGTCCGGGTGCCGGCGCAGCCCGCCGAACCCGGGCTGCGCCGACCCCGGCCCGCTCCCTCCTCCCACCGCTGA
- a CDS encoding transcriptional regulator translates to MQPNTLLDALLDEAGVSNAGLAAHVNRAGRARGLALRYEHTAVARWLKGQRPRGQVPDLICEVLAARLHRQVTLDDIGLGVPGGPPPAAGSPLSGFVERAAALWRSDEQQRPHIVSAPAVTGTQAVMPVWEWENPPEDVDVSRTGRTTVSAADIAVLSAARSHYEQMYRRAGGIATRARIVGFLNTETAPLLRGAYGDALGRRLHRAAGGLVAVAGICAYDADAHGLAQRYFHQALRLAKASGDRGLGAYVIALLVNQSLFMGEHRQAVAFAEAALRAAGRQITPALAADLTAMQAKAYARLGDRSAALACIRRAEAAAERISPGEEPVETGYVQPGFVNVQVAEALFGLGDLEAAHEHASAAVGTPSHDRGRVHRLAMLCRIELRQGEADEAARTAVEMTERARGMESRRLRDRLTQVREQLLASGCGDAREAAALIEGALRVPL, encoded by the coding sequence ATGCAGCCCAACACCTTGCTCGACGCCCTGCTCGACGAAGCGGGCGTCTCGAACGCCGGCCTGGCCGCCCATGTGAACCGGGCGGGCCGGGCCCGGGGTCTCGCCCTGCGGTACGAACACACCGCCGTGGCCCGTTGGTTGAAGGGGCAGCGGCCGCGCGGCCAGGTGCCGGACCTGATCTGCGAGGTGCTCGCCGCCCGGCTGCACCGGCAGGTGACCCTGGACGACATCGGCCTCGGGGTGCCGGGCGGTCCGCCGCCGGCCGCCGGGTCGCCGCTGTCCGGTTTCGTGGAGCGGGCGGCCGCGCTGTGGCGCTCCGACGAGCAGCAGCGGCCGCACATCGTGTCCGCCCCGGCGGTGACCGGCACCCAGGCGGTGATGCCGGTGTGGGAGTGGGAGAACCCGCCGGAGGACGTGGACGTCTCGCGTACGGGCCGGACGACGGTCTCGGCGGCCGACATCGCGGTCCTGAGCGCCGCCCGCTCGCACTACGAGCAGATGTACCGCAGGGCCGGCGGCATCGCGACCCGGGCGCGGATCGTCGGCTTCCTCAACACCGAGACCGCGCCGCTGCTCCGGGGCGCGTACGGCGACGCGCTGGGGCGGCGTCTGCACCGTGCCGCCGGCGGGCTCGTCGCGGTGGCCGGAATCTGCGCCTACGACGCGGACGCGCACGGTCTCGCCCAGCGCTACTTCCACCAGGCGCTGCGGCTCGCGAAGGCGAGCGGGGACCGGGGGCTGGGGGCGTACGTGATCGCGCTCCTGGTCAACCAGTCGCTGTTCATGGGGGAGCACCGGCAGGCGGTGGCGTTCGCGGAGGCGGCGCTGCGGGCGGCGGGGCGGCAGATCACCCCGGCGCTCGCGGCCGATCTGACGGCGATGCAGGCGAAGGCGTACGCGCGTCTGGGCGACCGGTCCGCGGCGTTGGCCTGCATCCGGCGGGCGGAGGCGGCGGCGGAGCGGATCAGCCCGGGGGAGGAGCCGGTCGAGACGGGCTATGTCCAGCCGGGGTTCGTCAACGTCCAGGTGGCGGAGGCCCTGTTCGGCCTGGGCGACCTGGAGGCCGCCCATGAGCACGCCTCGGCGGCGGTCGGCACGCCCTCGCACGACCGGGGCCGGGTGCACCGGCTCGCCATGCTGTGCCGGATCGAGCTGCGGCAGGGGGAGGCCGACGAGGCGGCGCGCACGGCGGTGGAGATGACGGAGCGGGCGCGGGGGATGGAGTCGCGGCGGCTGCGGGACCGGCTGACGCAGGTGCGGGAGCAGCTCCTCGCGAGCGGCTGCGGGGACGCCCGGGAGGCCGCCGCTCTCATCGAAGGGGCGCTGCGCGTTCCCCTCTGA
- a CDS encoding NUDIX hydrolase encodes MQWTKLSERSVYENRWFRVNLADVELPDGRHLDHYLIRLRPVAVATAVNEADEVLLLWRHRFITDSWGWELAAGVVEDGEDIESAAAREMEEETGWRPGPLRHLLTVEPSNGLTDARHHLYWAERATYTGPPEDAFESSRRAWVPLKEIPELIARGEVPAANTAAGLLMLRHLRLG; translated from the coding sequence GTGCAGTGGACGAAACTCAGCGAACGCTCGGTCTATGAGAACCGCTGGTTCCGGGTGAACCTCGCGGACGTCGAACTCCCCGACGGCCGCCACCTCGACCACTATCTGATCCGGCTCCGCCCGGTCGCCGTCGCGACGGCCGTCAACGAGGCCGACGAAGTCCTGTTGCTCTGGCGCCACCGCTTCATCACCGACAGCTGGGGCTGGGAACTGGCCGCGGGCGTCGTCGAGGACGGCGAGGACATCGAGTCCGCCGCCGCCCGCGAGATGGAGGAGGAGACCGGCTGGCGGCCGGGGCCGCTGCGCCATCTCCTCACCGTCGAACCCTCGAACGGCCTCACCGACGCCCGCCACCACCTCTACTGGGCGGAGCGGGCCACCTACACGGGGCCGCCCGAGGACGCCTTCGAGTCCTCACGAAGGGCCTGGGTGCCGCTGAAGGAGATCCCCGAGCTGATCGCCCGGGGCGAGGTCCCGGCCGCCAACACGGCCGCCGGACTGCTGATGCTCCGTCATCTGCGCCTCGGCTGA
- a CDS encoding 3-hydroxybutyryl-CoA dehydrogenase — protein MADIERVGVVGCGQMGAGIAEVCARSGLEVKVAETTGEALEIGRTRLYNSLNKAAERGKISEEERDATLARLSFTTDLGEFADRDLVIEAVVENEQVKTEIFQVLDQVMTRPDAILASNTSSIPLVKLAVATSRPDHVIGIHFFNPAPVQKLVELIPALTTSEGTISRAQAFAEKVLGKHAIRAQDRSGFVVNALLVPYLLSAIRMFESGIASREDIDNGMEFGCAHPMGPLKLSDLIGLDTIASIADSMYSEFKEPLYAAPPLLQRMVDAGRLGRKTGSGFYPYS, from the coding sequence ATGGCCGACATTGAGCGCGTCGGAGTGGTGGGCTGCGGCCAGATGGGCGCGGGCATCGCGGAGGTGTGTGCCCGGAGCGGGCTCGAGGTCAAGGTCGCCGAGACCACCGGCGAAGCGCTGGAGATCGGCCGCACGCGGCTCTACAACTCGCTGAACAAGGCCGCCGAGCGCGGCAAGATCAGCGAGGAGGAGCGGGACGCGACGCTCGCCCGCCTCAGCTTCACCACCGACCTGGGCGAGTTCGCCGACCGCGACCTCGTCATCGAGGCGGTCGTGGAGAACGAGCAGGTCAAGACCGAGATCTTCCAGGTCCTCGACCAGGTGATGACCCGGCCGGACGCCATCCTGGCCTCGAACACCTCCTCCATCCCGCTGGTGAAGCTGGCCGTGGCGACCTCCCGCCCCGACCATGTCATCGGCATCCACTTCTTCAACCCGGCCCCGGTGCAGAAGCTCGTCGAGCTGATCCCGGCCCTCACCACCTCCGAGGGCACGATCAGCCGGGCCCAGGCCTTCGCGGAGAAGGTGCTCGGCAAGCACGCGATCCGCGCCCAGGACCGCTCCGGCTTCGTGGTGAACGCGCTGCTCGTGCCGTACCTGCTCTCGGCGATCCGGATGTTCGAGTCGGGCATCGCGAGCCGCGAGGACATCGACAACGGCATGGAGTTCGGCTGCGCCCACCCGATGGGCCCGCTGAAGCTCTCCGACCTGATCGGCCTGGACACGATCGCGTCGATCGCCGACTCGATGTACTCCGAGTTCAAGGAGCCGCTGTACGCCGCTCCCCCGCTGCTCCAGCGCATGGTGGACGCCGGCCGGCTGGGCCGGAAGACGGGCTCGGGCTTCTACCCGTACTCCTGA
- a CDS encoding glycoside hydrolase family 10 protein, translated as MTGATGAALAVTGTTGAALPATGTRGAALPATDEAATTAADAASTAHGKPHRRREFRGTWLATVANRDWPSRAGLTAGQQRAELLRHLDTAVERRLNTVVLQVRPTADALWPSPYEPWAQYLTGTQGRDPGWDPLGTAVDEAHARGLELHAWFNPYRVANHTDPSRLVAGHPARLHPEWVLPYGGKLYYNPGLPEVRSFVQDAMLDALRRYDVDAVHWDDYFYPYPVAGQVFADDEAYARYGGDFPDKASWRRNNTDLLVSEMSARIKEIDRHTAFGISPFGVWRNIATDPEGSDTRAGVQTYDDLYADTRKWIREGWIDYVMPQLYWNIGLPAADYAKLLPWWDAVVRDTGVGLYVGEALYKAGDPAQPAAWQDPGELSRHLELAHAYPSVGGHCYFSAKEVAADPIGAMTTVVADHYPTRARPPK; from the coding sequence GTGACCGGTGCCACCGGAGCGGCGCTCGCCGTGACCGGAACGACAGGAGCGGCCCTCCCCGCGACGGGCACGAGAGGTGCCGCGCTTCCCGCGACGGACGAGGCGGCGACGACGGCCGCCGACGCCGCCTCCACGGCGCACGGCAAGCCGCACCGCAGGCGGGAGTTCCGCGGCACGTGGCTGGCGACGGTCGCCAACCGCGACTGGCCCTCCCGCGCCGGGCTGACCGCCGGGCAGCAGCGCGCCGAGCTCCTCCGCCACCTGGACACGGCGGTCGAGCGCCGGCTCAACACGGTGGTCCTCCAGGTCCGGCCGACCGCCGACGCGCTGTGGCCCTCGCCGTACGAGCCGTGGGCGCAGTACCTGACCGGCACGCAGGGCCGGGACCCCGGCTGGGACCCGCTGGGCACGGCCGTCGACGAGGCCCACGCCCGGGGGCTCGAACTGCACGCCTGGTTCAACCCGTACCGCGTGGCGAACCACACGGACCCGAGCCGGCTCGTCGCCGGCCATCCGGCCCGGCTCCACCCGGAGTGGGTGCTGCCCTACGGCGGCAAGCTCTACTACAACCCCGGGCTGCCCGAGGTCCGGAGCTTCGTCCAGGACGCGATGCTGGACGCGCTGCGCCGCTACGACGTCGACGCCGTGCACTGGGACGACTACTTCTATCCGTACCCGGTGGCCGGGCAGGTCTTCGCCGACGACGAGGCGTACGCGCGGTACGGCGGGGACTTCCCCGACAAGGCGTCCTGGCGGCGGAACAACACCGACCTGCTGGTCTCGGAGATGTCCGCCCGGATCAAGGAGATCGACCGGCACACGGCCTTCGGCATAAGCCCCTTCGGGGTCTGGCGGAACATCGCCACCGACCCGGAGGGCTCGGACACCCGCGCCGGCGTCCAGACGTACGACGACCTGTACGCCGACACCCGCAAGTGGATCCGCGAGGGCTGGATCGACTACGTGATGCCGCAGCTCTACTGGAACATCGGACTGCCCGCCGCCGACTACGCCAAGCTGCTGCCCTGGTGGGACGCGGTGGTCCGGGACACGGGCGTCGGGCTCTACGTCGGCGAGGCGCTCTACAAGGCGGGCGACCCCGCCCAGCCCGCGGCCTGGCAGGACCCGGGGGAGCTCTCACGCCACCTGGAGCTGGCCCACGCGTACCCCTCGGTCGGCGGTCACTGCTACTTCTCCGCGAAGGAGGTCGCCGCGGACCCGATCGGGGCGATGACCACCGTGGTGGCCGATCACTACCCGACCAGGGCCCGTCCGCCGAAATAG
- a CDS encoding DUF1918 domain-containing protein produces the protein MQASVGDKLLVHGRTVGHHDRTAQVLQVLGENGTPPYRVKFDDDGHEALMSPGPDTVVRHRPEAGTG, from the coding sequence ATGCAGGCGAGCGTGGGCGACAAGCTGCTGGTACACGGCCGGACCGTCGGTCACCACGACCGCACGGCCCAGGTCCTGCAGGTACTGGGGGAGAACGGCACTCCCCCGTACCGCGTGAAGTTCGACGACGACGGCCACGAGGCGCTGATGTCCCCGGGCCCCGACACCGTCGTACGCCACCGTCCGGAGGCGGGGACGGGCTGA
- a CDS encoding DMT family transporter, which translates to MRTQNSATRRTTIAVTATGSPRTGAIGAVSGTGASEARTGSAAQAAVDPRTRGTLLAGLGVISFSLTFPSTVWGLESFGPWSLVAVRSTLAALIAGAFLLAGRVPLPERRHWAGLAVVACGVVIGFPLLTTLALQTSTTSHAAVVVGLLPLTTATLAAVRTGRRPSRAFWVAAVSGAAVVLGFTLQQSGGSFSTGDLYLFGALLVCAAGYTEGGRLAALMPGWQVIGWALVLCLPLMVVASAVTLSIEPVHLNAHGVIGLVWVAAGSTFFGLYVWYRGMAAIGIPKASQLQLAQPLLTLFWSVFLLGESLPLAAPVAAVAVLVCIAVTQRAKS; encoded by the coding sequence ATGAGGACACAGAATAGCGCTACTCGCCGGACCACGATAGCGGTCACCGCCACCGGATCCCCCCGGACCGGGGCCATCGGCGCCGTCTCCGGGACCGGCGCCTCCGAGGCCCGCACCGGGTCCGCCGCCCAGGCCGCCGTCGACCCCCGGACCCGTGGCACGCTGCTCGCCGGGCTCGGCGTGATCTCCTTCTCCCTCACCTTCCCGTCGACCGTGTGGGGCCTGGAGAGCTTCGGCCCCTGGTCGCTGGTGGCCGTGCGCTCCACCCTCGCCGCGCTCATCGCCGGCGCCTTCCTCCTCGCGGGCCGGGTGCCGCTGCCCGAGCGGCGCCATTGGGCGGGCCTCGCGGTGGTGGCCTGCGGTGTCGTCATCGGCTTCCCGCTCCTGACGACGCTGGCCCTGCAGACCTCCACCACCTCGCACGCCGCCGTGGTCGTGGGCCTCCTGCCGCTCACCACCGCGACCCTCGCCGCCGTGCGGACCGGACGCCGGCCGTCCCGCGCCTTCTGGGTCGCGGCCGTCTCGGGCGCCGCGGTGGTGCTGGGCTTCACGCTCCAGCAGAGCGGCGGCTCGTTCTCCACCGGCGACCTGTACCTCTTCGGGGCGCTGCTCGTGTGCGCGGCCGGCTACACCGAGGGCGGCCGGCTCGCCGCGCTCATGCCGGGCTGGCAGGTCATCGGCTGGGCCCTGGTCCTCTGTCTGCCGCTGATGGTGGTCGCCTCGGCCGTCACGCTGTCGATCGAGCCGGTCCACCTGAACGCGCACGGCGTCATCGGTCTCGTCTGGGTCGCGGCCGGCTCCACCTTCTTCGGCCTGTACGTCTGGTACCGCGGCATGGCCGCGATCGGCATCCCCAAGGCCAGCCAGCTCCAGTTGGCCCAGCCGCTCCTCACCCTGTTCTGGTCGGTCTTCCTGCTCGGCGAGAGCCTGCCGCTGGCCGCCCCGGTCGCCGCGGTGGCGGTCCTGGTCTGCATCGCGGTCACCCAGCGGGCGAAGAGCTGA
- a CDS encoding PLP-dependent aminotransferase family protein — MHERSSVAELAKSLRAELDRYSPGGKLPSSRALVERYRVSPVTVTRALAQLAAEGLVVTRPGAGAFRAQPRTPTPVAGDTSWQEVALSADSATELVPRAVDASGVLVTLSAPPPGVIEFNGGYLHPSLQPESALAAALARAGRRPGAWGRPPTDGLPELREWFAREIGGSVTAAEVLVTAGGQSAISTALRALAPPGTPVLVESPTYPGMLAVARAAGLRPVPVPTDTDGVRPELLEAAFRATGARVFVCQPLFQNPTGTTLRPDRRREVVRIARAAGAFVVEDDFARRLVHEDAAPLPAPLAAEDPDGVVVHVRSLTKITSASLRVGALAARGPVLERLRAIQVVDSFFVPRPLQEAALELVGSPAWPRHLRAVAQELRNRREVMTGALALHLPELALPYIPSGGYQLWLRLPDTLPESSLLAAGLRAGVTAAPGRPYFCAEPPAGHIRLSFAGVAGPTEIVEGVRRLRTAVDELTG; from the coding sequence ATGCATGAGCGTAGCAGTGTGGCGGAATTGGCGAAATCCCTGAGGGCGGAACTGGACCGCTACTCTCCAGGCGGGAAACTGCCATCGAGTCGGGCGCTCGTCGAGCGCTACCGCGTCTCCCCGGTCACCGTCACCCGAGCCCTCGCCCAGCTCGCCGCCGAGGGACTCGTCGTCACCCGCCCCGGCGCCGGAGCCTTCCGCGCGCAACCGCGCACCCCCACCCCCGTCGCCGGCGACACCTCCTGGCAGGAGGTCGCCCTCAGCGCCGACAGCGCCACCGAACTCGTCCCCCGGGCCGTCGACGCCTCCGGCGTCCTCGTCACCCTCTCCGCGCCCCCGCCCGGCGTGATCGAGTTCAACGGCGGCTACCTCCACCCCTCCCTCCAGCCCGAGAGCGCCCTAGCCGCCGCCCTCGCCCGGGCCGGCCGCCGCCCCGGCGCCTGGGGCAGACCGCCCACCGACGGCCTGCCCGAACTGCGCGAGTGGTTCGCCCGCGAGATCGGCGGCAGCGTCACCGCGGCCGAGGTCCTCGTCACCGCCGGCGGCCAGTCCGCGATCAGCACCGCCCTGCGCGCCCTCGCCCCGCCCGGCACCCCCGTCCTCGTCGAGTCGCCCACCTACCCGGGCATGCTCGCCGTCGCCCGCGCGGCCGGACTCCGCCCCGTCCCCGTGCCCACCGACACCGACGGAGTGCGCCCCGAACTCCTCGAAGCCGCCTTCCGCGCCACCGGCGCCCGCGTCTTCGTCTGCCAGCCGCTCTTCCAGAACCCGACCGGGACCACACTGCGCCCCGATCGCCGCCGGGAGGTCGTCCGCATCGCCCGCGCCGCCGGGGCCTTCGTCGTCGAGGACGACTTCGCCCGCCGCCTCGTCCACGAGGACGCCGCGCCGCTCCCCGCGCCCCTCGCCGCCGAGGACCCCGACGGCGTCGTCGTCCACGTCCGCTCCCTCACGAAGATCACCTCGGCGAGCCTCCGCGTCGGCGCCCTCGCCGCCCGCGGACCCGTCCTCGAACGCCTGCGCGCCATCCAGGTCGTCGACAGCTTCTTCGTCCCCCGGCCCCTCCAGGAGGCCGCGCTCGAACTCGTCGGCTCCCCGGCCTGGCCCCGCCACCTCCGCGCCGTCGCCCAGGAGCTCAGGAACCGCCGGGAGGTCATGACCGGCGCCCTCGCCCTCCACCTCCCCGAGCTCGCCCTTCCGTACATCCCCTCCGGCGGCTACCAGCTCTGGCTGCGCCTCCCCGACACCCTCCCCGAGTCCTCCCTCCTCGCCGCCGGACTGCGCGCCGGGGTCACCGCCGCCCCCGGCCGCCCCTACTTCTGCGCCGAACCCCCCGCCGGCCACATCCGGCTGAGTTTCGCGGGTGTCGCGGGCCCCACGGAGATCGTCGAGGGCGTGCGCCGCCTGCGGACGGCGGTCGACGAGCTGACCGGCTGA
- a CDS encoding GNAT family N-acetyltransferase: MSDSTTHDTPGTPVMHGAYEISADPARIDAARVHHWLSTDAYWALGRPREKQDSAIAGSLNLGAYHRETGEMSAYARVVTDYATFAWLCDVYVDRPARGTGLGTALVTAVRDHLAPYGLRRIMLATADAHGVYEKVGFTPLRNPDKWMALGQQ; the protein is encoded by the coding sequence ATGAGCGACAGCACCACCCACGACACCCCCGGCACCCCCGTCATGCACGGGGCGTACGAGATCTCAGCCGACCCCGCCCGGATCGACGCGGCCCGCGTCCACCACTGGCTGTCCACCGACGCCTACTGGGCGCTCGGCCGACCTCGGGAGAAGCAGGACAGCGCCATCGCGGGCTCGCTGAACCTCGGCGCCTACCACCGGGAGACCGGCGAGATGAGCGCCTACGCCCGCGTCGTCACCGACTACGCCACCTTCGCCTGGCTCTGCGACGTCTACGTCGACCGCCCGGCCCGCGGCACCGGCCTCGGCACCGCGCTCGTCACCGCCGTCCGCGACCACCTCGCCCCCTACGGACTGCGCCGCATCATGCTCGCCACCGCCGACGCGCACGGCGTGTACGAGAAGGTGGGTTTCACGCCACTGCGGAATCCGGACAAGTGGATGGCTCTCGGGCAGCAGTGA